The following are encoded in a window of Gavia stellata isolate bGavSte3 chromosome 17, bGavSte3.hap2, whole genome shotgun sequence genomic DNA:
- the LOC132318506 gene encoding cytochrome P450 1B1-like, producing MAAVPGMLFPPADSPAEAGAASGGGRQEPDARQEGTRSELFDSSRRDCFTGGGPEKRGRRDFGLPANAANPKRGRASPHPTPAGTRSLTSDTQAQRRLSGSRSPPGPFAWPLVGNVLQLGRLPHLAFGRMACRYGAVFQLRLGCRRVVVLNGEAVIRRALVGLGTRFAGRPDFPSFELVSGGRSVAFGSCSPRWRARRRLAHAALRARSTAAEVERHVAAEAGDLVRLFLRRSQAGTYFEPSPLLVVANANVLCALCFGRRYSHTDGEFTALLGRNDRFGQTVGAGSMVDVLPWLLHFPNPVRRIFHDFQALNQELHGFVRAKVAQHRQSFDPHALRDVSDVMIAAVERGDRAPEGLGPEDVDGAMTDIFGAGQDTTSTALSWVLLLLLKHPQLQRDLQAELDQVVGRSRLPTAEDRPHLPLLEAFIYETLRYSSFVPITIPHATTDDVELEGFHIPKGTVVFINQWSVNHDCSKWPNPQRFDPARFLDAQQRLDRDRAGSVMIFSAGQRRCIGEQLSKLQLFLFTAILLHQCSFHSNPAEHLTMDCVHGLALKPRPFTVTVRQRHPALIQP from the exons ATGGCGGCTGTGCCAGGGATGCTGTTCCCCCCGGCAGACAGCCCAGCCGAAGCCGGAGCAGCTTCTGGAGgtggcaggcaggagccagATGCTCGGCAGGAAG GCACTCGCAGCGAGCTGTTTGACAGCAGCAGGCGTGACTGCTTCACAGGTGGGGGCCCGGAGAAAAGGGGACGGAGAGATTTTGGCCTGCCCGCTAACGCAGCAAACCCGAAACGCGGCCGCGCATCCCCGCATCCCACCCCGGCCGGTACCCGCAGCCTCACCTCTGACACCCAGGCCCAG CGCCGGCTCTCGGGCAGCCGGAGCCCCCCGGGACCCTTCGCTTGGCCGCTGGTGGGCAACGTGCTGCAGCTGGGCCGCCTGCCCCACTTGGCTTTCGGGCGGATGGCGTGCCGCTACGGCGCCGTCTTCCAGCTGCGGCTGGGCTGCCGGCGGGTGGTGGTGCTCAACGGCGAGGCGGTCATCCGGCGGGCGTTGGTGGGCTTGGGCACCCGCTTCGCCGGCCGCCCTGATTTCCCATCCTTCGAGCTGGTGTCCGGAGGGCGTAGCGTGGCTTTTGGGTCCTGCTCGCCCCGTTGGAGGGCTCGCCGGCGCCTGGCCCATGCCGCCCTGCGCGCCCGCTCAACAGCGGCTGAGGTGGAGCGGCACGTGGCGGCTGAGGCGGGGGACCTTGTGCGTCTCTTCCTGCGGCGCAGCCAGGCCGGCACCTACTTCGAGCCCTCCCCGCTCTTGGTGGTGGCCAATGCCAACGTCCTCTGTGCCCTCTGCTTTGGCCGCCGCTACAGCCACACCGACGGCGAGTTCACGGCACTGCTGGGCCGTAACGACCGCTTCGGACAGACGGTGGGGGCGGGCAGCATGGTGGACGTGCTGCCCTGGCTCCTGCACTTCCCCAACCCCGTGCGCCGCATCTTCCACGACTTCCAAGCCCTCAACCAGGAGCTGCACGGCTTCGTGCGCGCCAAGGTGGCGCAGCACCGCCAGAGCTTCGACCCGCATGCCCTCCGTGATGTCAGTGACGTCATGATCGCTGCCGTGGAGCGCGGCGACAGGGCCCCCGAGGGGCTGGGACCCGAGGACGTGGATGGCGCCATGACCGACATCTTTGGTGCGGGGCAGGACACCACATCCACGGCGCTCTCATGggtcctcctgctgctgctgaagcaccCGCAGCTCCAGCGGGACCTCCAGGCCGAGCTGGACCAGGTGGTGGGACGCTCCCGGTTGCCCACGGCTGAGGACCGGCCCCACCTGCCCCTCCTGGAGGCCTTCATCTATGAGACGCTGCGCTACAGCAGCTTCGTGCCCATCACCATCCCGCATGCTACCACGGATGATGTGGAGCTCGAGGGCTTCCACATCCCCAAGGGCACCGTGGTCTTCATCAACCAGTGGTCCGTTAACCACGACTGCAGCAAGTGGCCCAACCCGCAACGCTTCGACCCCGCGCGCTTCTTGGATGCGCAGCAGCGCCTGGACCGTGACCGGGCTGGCAGTGTCATGATCTTCTCAGCTGGCCAACGGCGCTGCATCGGTGAGCAGCTCTCCAAGCTCCAGCTCTTCCTCTTCACTGCCATCCTTCTCCACCAGTGCTCCTTCCACTCCAACCCAGCGGAGCACCTCACCATGGACTGCGTCCACGGGCTGGCGCTGAAGCCGCGGCCCTTCACCGTCACCGTGCGGCAGAGGCACCCTGCGCTCATCCAGCCCTGA